From Chryseobacterium sp. H1D6B, a single genomic window includes:
- a CDS encoding 3-hydroxybutyryl-CoA dehydrogenase gives MKNIVVIGAGTMGNGIAHTFAQSGFKVNLVDVSQDALDKGIKTITTNLDRIIAKGNLTEEQKASTLGNITTFTALQDAAGSADLIVEAATENQDLKLKIFGQMDEFAPENCILATNTSSISITKIAAATKRPDKVIGMHFMNPVPIMKLVEIIKGYSTSKETFDAIYEMSKTLGKVPVEVNDYPGFVANRILMPMINESIETLYNGVAGVEEIDTVMKLGMAHPMGPLQLADFIGLDICLAILNVMYDGFKNPKYAPNPLLVNMVMAGKLGVKSGEGFYDYSESKKAEKVSKMFLK, from the coding sequence ATCAAAAACATTGTAGTTATCGGGGCGGGAACCATGGGAAATGGTATTGCACATACTTTTGCACAAAGCGGATTTAAAGTAAACCTGGTAGACGTATCACAGGACGCTTTAGACAAAGGCATAAAAACCATTACCACAAACCTTGACAGAATAATTGCAAAGGGCAACCTTACAGAAGAACAAAAAGCATCAACTTTAGGAAATATTACTACATTTACAGCTCTTCAAGATGCTGCAGGAAGTGCAGATCTGATCGTAGAAGCCGCTACAGAAAACCAAGACTTAAAATTAAAGATCTTCGGGCAGATGGATGAATTTGCTCCTGAAAACTGCATTTTAGCTACCAACACCTCTTCTATTTCCATCACTAAAATTGCAGCAGCCACAAAAAGACCTGATAAAGTGATCGGAATGCATTTTATGAATCCGGTTCCTATTATGAAATTAGTAGAAATTATTAAAGGATATTCTACATCAAAAGAGACGTTTGACGCGATCTATGAAATGAGTAAGACGTTAGGAAAAGTTCCTGTAGAGGTTAATGATTATCCGGGTTTTGTTGCCAACAGAATTTTAATGCCGATGATCAATGAATCTATTGAAACTCTTTACAACGGTGTTGCCGGCGTTGAGGAAATAGACACCGTAATGAAACTGGGAATGGCTCATCCAATGGGACCGCTTCAGCTTGCAGATTTCATCGGTCTTGATATTTGTTTAGCAATTTTAAATGTGATGTATGACGGATTTAAAAATCCTAAGTATGCTCCCAATCCGCTGTTGGTGAACATGGTAATGGCAGGGAAATTAGGAGTGAAATCTGGGGAAGGTTTCTATGATTATTCAGAAAGTAAAAAAGCTGAAAAAGTTTCAAAAATGTTTTTAAAATAA
- the bla-A gene encoding CGA/CIA family class A beta-lactamase, whose amino-acid sequence MKKISLLLLLISAFTFAQKSVLEKKVNSIVDGKKGTVGVSVLGIEDNFTFNKNGDKKLPMQSVFKFHIACAVLYLVDKGKLKLDQKILIKKSDLLDNTWSPIRDKYPAGNAEVPLSEIIDYTVALSDNNGCDILLRLIGGTQTVQNFMNSKGVKDFQIKFNEEEMHKAWNIQYENYTTTNSAVSVLKKFYQGKLLAKKSTDFLMKIMLGTKTGLNKMVEQLPKNTPVARKTGSSGKNKDGLTGAENEIGIVTLPNGRHYAVAVFVSNSTETDAVNCKVISDISKAVWDHFNK is encoded by the coding sequence ATGAAAAAAATTAGCTTATTACTTCTTTTGATTTCCGCTTTTACTTTTGCGCAAAAATCAGTCTTAGAAAAGAAGGTCAATTCTATTGTTGACGGTAAAAAAGGAACGGTGGGAGTTTCTGTTTTAGGAATTGAAGATAACTTCACTTTCAACAAAAATGGAGACAAAAAACTTCCCATGCAGAGTGTTTTCAAATTCCACATTGCCTGCGCAGTTTTATATCTTGTAGATAAAGGAAAACTAAAATTAGATCAGAAAATTCTGATTAAAAAATCTGATCTTTTGGATAATACCTGGTCTCCGATCCGCGATAAATATCCTGCCGGAAATGCAGAAGTTCCTTTAAGTGAGATCATCGATTATACAGTTGCATTAAGTGACAATAACGGATGTGATATCCTGCTGAGATTAATTGGCGGAACACAGACTGTTCAAAACTTTATGAATTCTAAAGGCGTAAAGGATTTCCAAATCAAATTTAATGAAGAAGAAATGCATAAAGCCTGGAATATACAATATGAAAATTATACCACAACCAATTCGGCTGTAAGCGTTCTAAAAAAGTTTTACCAAGGAAAACTCCTTGCCAAAAAATCTACAGATTTCTTAATGAAGATCATGCTGGGAACAAAAACAGGATTAAATAAAATGGTGGAACAACTTCCAAAAAATACTCCTGTAGCCCGTAAAACAGGATCTTCTGGAAAGAATAAAGATGGACTTACCGGTGCAGAAAATGAAATAGGAATTGTAACTTTACCCAACGGCAGACATTATGCAGTTGCTGTATTTGTAAGCAATTCTACAGAAACCGATGCTGTAAACTGTAAGGTAATTTCTGATATTTCTAAAGCCGTATGGGATCATTTTAATAAGTAA
- a CDS encoding cellulase family glycosylhydrolase, with product MKRTILLSALLLSQFGTSQLLKTNGQKIINDKGENIQLKGLGLGGWMLQEGYMLKTADFAGPQYKIKEKIASLIGEDGMNEFYKAYWKNGITKQDIDFLAKSGFNSVRLPMHYNLYTLPIEKEPVKGQNTWLEEGFKMTDDLLKWCAANKMYLILDMHALPGGQGNDANISDNDKSKPSLWESEENQKKTVALWKKLAERYKDEPWIGGYDLINEPNINFTGKNPNGTDEMSNAPLWKLQKEITDAIRQADKKHIIIIEGNGWGNNYNGLTPLWDDNMVFSFHKYWNNNDDATLKSILDLREKHNIPIWLGETGENSNVWFTELIQLMNKHNIGYAFWPMKKIDNTAGITSVKITPEYQKLLDYWKNGGEKPSKEFAEKALMKIADNYKFNNVEIKTDVVDAMFRQVTDASTKPFKNHQAPGRVFAAAYDLGRMGSAYMDKDFVNLWVSDPNKRSEWNAGHQMRNDGVDIYPCNDKITNQYYVGKTETGEWMQYTINSKSDMTSTFDIRYAAEKDSKIRIEDASGKQSAVVSLPSTGGNERWQTASAKGITLKKGENKIRIVFENDGVNLNYFEIK from the coding sequence ATGAAAAGAACCATCCTCTTATCCGCACTTTTATTGTCTCAATTTGGGACATCACAGCTTTTAAAAACAAACGGCCAGAAAATCATTAATGATAAAGGAGAAAATATTCAGCTTAAAGGTCTCGGTTTAGGAGGATGGATGCTGCAGGAAGGTTACATGCTGAAAACTGCAGATTTTGCAGGTCCGCAGTACAAGATCAAAGAAAAAATAGCATCATTGATTGGTGAAGACGGAATGAACGAATTTTACAAAGCGTACTGGAAAAACGGAATTACAAAACAGGATATTGATTTTCTTGCGAAGTCAGGATTCAATTCGGTAAGACTTCCAATGCATTATAATCTATATACTCTTCCGATTGAAAAAGAACCGGTAAAAGGACAGAATACATGGCTGGAAGAAGGTTTTAAAATGACTGACGATCTTTTAAAGTGGTGTGCCGCCAATAAAATGTACCTGATCTTAGATATGCATGCTCTTCCGGGCGGACAGGGAAATGATGCGAATATTTCTGACAATGATAAATCTAAACCTTCTCTTTGGGAGAGTGAGGAAAATCAGAAAAAAACGGTTGCCCTTTGGAAAAAACTGGCAGAACGATATAAAGATGAACCCTGGATCGGCGGTTATGACCTGATCAATGAGCCCAACATCAACTTTACAGGAAAAAACCCAAACGGTACGGATGAAATGTCAAATGCACCTCTTTGGAAATTACAAAAAGAAATTACTGATGCGATACGTCAAGCAGACAAAAAACATATCATTATCATTGAAGGAAACGGATGGGGAAACAATTACAATGGATTAACGCCGCTTTGGGATGACAATATGGTTTTCAGTTTCCATAAATACTGGAATAACAATGATGATGCAACGCTGAAATCTATTTTAGACCTTAGAGAAAAACACAATATTCCGATCTGGCTGGGAGAAACCGGAGAAAATTCTAATGTCTGGTTTACTGAACTTATCCAGCTTATGAATAAACATAATATAGGATATGCTTTCTGGCCGATGAAGAAAATTGATAATACAGCAGGGATCACCAGTGTAAAAATTACTCCGGAATATCAAAAATTATTGGATTATTGGAAGAACGGCGGTGAAAAACCTTCTAAGGAATTTGCGGAAAAGGCTTTAATGAAGATCGCGGATAATTATAAATTTAATAATGTAGAAATCAAAACTGATGTTGTGGATGCTATGTTCAGACAGGTAACGGATGCTTCTACAAAACCATTCAAAAATCATCAGGCCCCGGGAAGAGTTTTTGCGGCAGCATATGATCTTGGAAGAATGGGTTCCGCTTATATGGACAAAGATTTTGTCAATCTCTGGGTAAGCGACCCCAACAAAAGATCTGAATGGAATGCAGGCCACCAAATGAGAAATGACGGAGTGGATATTTATCCGTGTAATGACAAAATAACGAATCAATATTATGTTGGAAAAACGGAAACTGGAGAATGGATGCAGTATACCATCAACAGCAAATCAGATATGACCTCTACTTTCGACATAAGATACGCTGCTGAAAAAGACTCAAAAATTAGAATTGAAGATGCTTCAGGAAAACAATCAGCTGTTGTTTCACTCCCTTCTACAGGAGGAAATGAAAGGTGGCAGACCGCTTCTGCTAAAGGTATTACCTTAAAAAAAGGAGAAAATAAGATCAGGATCGTTTTTGAAAATGACGGCGTCAATCTGAATTATTTTGAAATAAAATAA